CAATTCTTAGTTCTTCGGGATAGCAAGGTTTGGGATGATTTTCTAACCAAATGGGGGGAACCATCATGGGATCATATTCTTCCACATAATAGACCTGTGAGCCATCAGATTTTAACTGCACAGGGGTTCCGGGGGCATAGACTTGGCTTTCTTCTTGCTCTAGTGTTGTCCAATCCATATTTTTCTCCCTTTTCTGACTTCTGTATCAGATTATACCATTTGTCAAGGGGATTGTCATAGGATTTTAACATTTGTAACAAGTTTTTCTCAGGTTTTGTCTCTTAAATCCCCCAATTCTGGGGGACTTTTTCTTTTCTCACCCCCCAAACTTGGGGGGCAGGGGGGGCATTGTAGCGTCGGTTTTGTCTCCTAAATCCCCTAATTCTGGGGGACTTTTTCTTTTTTCACCCCCCAATTCTGGGCAGCGGGGGCATTGTAGCGTTGGTTTTGCCCCCTAAATCCCCCAATTCTGGGGGACTTTGATTATCCAGAACTGAGGTTATTCTTGTTGATGGGAAAATTGATAGGCTCCTACAAAAGAAAGGGCGATCGCAATTATTAATAGTATAGGGAT
The sequence above is a segment of the Cyanobacterium stanieri PCC 7202 genome. Coding sequences within it:
- a CDS encoding hypothetical protein (KEGG: cyh:Cyan8802_0936 hypothetical protein~SPTR: Putative uncharacterized protein); the encoded protein is MDWTTLEQEESQVYAPGTPVQLKSDGSQVYYVEEYDPMMVPPIWLENHPKPCYPEELRIVSNLFCILPQKTLQVA